The Deinococcus radiopugnans ATCC 19172 region CGAGGTGCTGTATGACCAGGGGAACGGGGACGGCGCGCAGTGGACCCTGATCCGCCGCCGCGAGACGCCGCAGGACGTGTGGGCGGCGGAATTGCCCGGCTAAAGCGGCGTTTTACCCCGTATTCCGTACCCCCGCCGCAATGCCTTGCAGGCTCAGCATCAGCGGGCGCTCAAAGGTGTCCAGGCCGCCGTCCTCGGCGCGGGCGCGGCGCAGCAACTCCACCTGAATGCGGTGAATCGGATCAATGTACGGGTTGCGCAGGCTGATGCTCTCGCGCAATCTCGGTTCATTGGCCAGCAGCGGCGCGCCCACCACGGCCTCCACCAGCGCCACGGTCTCGCGGAAGGCGGCCTCCAGATGTCCGGCCAGCGGGTGCGGCCCCAGCAGGCGCAGGTATTCCTCGAAGATCAAGGGGTCACTCTTGGCCAGGCTCATCTGCGCGTTGTCGAGCACCGTGCGGAAAAAAGGCCACGCCGCGTACATCTCCTGCGCCGCCTCCGTGCCAATGCTCTGTAACCCCTCGCGCAGGCCGTACCAGCCGGGGAGGTTGCTGCGGATCTGCGTCCAGCTCATCACCCAGGGAATGGCCCGCAGATTGCTCAGGGTGGGCGCGCCGGGCCGCCGAACGGGGCGTGAGGCGATGTTCAGCCGGGCGATCTCGTGGATCGGCGTGACCGCCTCGAAGAAGGGGAGGAAACCGTCGTCGTGCACCAGCGCGCGGTATGCGGCGGCGCTGGCGGCGGCGGCGCGGTCCATCGCCGCCGTCCATTCCTCCTTCAGCGAATCTGCCGGGCGCGCGGCCGACAGCAGCAGGCCGTACAGCGCCTGTTCCAGATTGCGCTGCGCCAGCACCGGATGGCTGTACTTGTCCGCCAGCGCCTCGCCCTGCTCGGTGATGCGCAGGCCCGCGTCGATGGTTCCGGCAGGCTGCCCCAGAATGGCGCGTGAGGCGGGGCCGCCCCCCCGTCCGATGCTGGTGCCGCGCCCGTGGAAGAAGCGCCAGCGCACGCCCGACGCCCGGCACACGGCGCTGATCTGCCGCTGTGCCTCGTGCAGCGCCCAGTTGGCGGCCAGAAAGCCGGCGTCCTTGTTGCTGTCCGAGTAACCCAGCATGATTTCCTGCACGTCGTCGCCCAGAATCGCGCGGTACTCGGGCCGGGCCAGCAGGTCGGTCATGATCTGAGGCGCGCGGTGCAGGTCATCCAGGGTCTCGAACAGCGGCACGGGCAGCACCCGCAGCCCCACCTCGCGGGCCAGCAGCAGCGGCTCCAGCACGTCGCTGACGCTCTCGGCCATGCTGATCACGTAGCGCCCGAAGGCGCGTGGCCCGCTCAGGGCGATGGCGTCCCGAACCTCGCGGATGGGGCCGATCACCGTCTCCAGTTCGGGGGTCAGCGGCTCTCCGGCAGGCCACAGCGGGCGGCGCGAGCGCAGTTCGGCGGCCAGCAGCGCCTGCCGTTCCGCTTCAGGCAGCGCCAGATAATCCGCCTCCACCCCGGCCTGGGCCAGCAACGCGGCCACCGCCGCCCCGGTCTGCCCCGAGTGTTCGCGCACGTCCAGGCTGACCAGATGCTGCCCGAACACCCGCGTTAGCGTCAGCAGCGGCGTCAGCAACCGGTCGGCGGTGCGGCGCTGCCCATCCGCCCGCAGCCGGATGTCCAGGGCTTCCAGGCGCGGCAGCACCTCCACCCGCTCGCCGTCACGCACGGCGTTGTGCAGGGCGCGCAGCTCGGTGCGGTAGGCGTCGCGGCCCTCCTGCTCCTGCGACAGATCGGCGTAGGCCTGCTTCAGGCTGCCCAGCAGCAGGTCGCGTGCCCGCTGGCGGTGCAGTTCCAGGGTCTCGCGGGTGGCCTCCGGCGTCACGAAGGGGTTGCCGTCGCGGTCCCCGCCCATCCACGACGAGAAACTCAGGGGAATTCTGGCGTCCGACGCCTGCCCATAGATGTTCACGAAGGCCCGGTTCAGGTCACGTTGCAGTCCCGGCAGCGCCCCGGCAATCGCCCCCAGGTAGTTCAGGCCGCCCTTGACCTCGTCCAGCACGGTGGGCTTCAGGTGCCGCAGTTCGGGCGTGGACCACATCGCCTCCACATGGGCGGCCACCCGCTCCTGCGCTTCCGGATCGTCCAGTTGAGGTAGGTCACGCGCCACGGCCTCCAGGTGCTGGCGGATGGTGCGGCGGCGCATCTCGGTGGGATGGGCCGTGAAGGTCAGGCCCAGGTTGACGCGCTCGATCAGGGCCTCCACCTGCGCCGCGCTCAATCCCTGCTCCTTGAGGGCGGCCAGCGCCCCCTCCAGGCTCTGCGAGCGCACGCCCTCGCCCGCCCGCAGCACGCGCACCCGCTCGTATTCCTCGGCCAGATTGACCAGCTGGAAGTACCACGTGAAGGCCCGCGCCAGCCGTCCCGCGTCCTCGCCGGAGAGGCCAGCGAGCATGCCGCGCAGTTCGGCGTCGTCGCCCCCGGC contains the following coding sequences:
- a CDS encoding phosphoenolpyruvate carboxylase, with the translated sequence MGIKSDVNLLGRTLGQVLKEQEGEAFFELVERTRALVREVRAGGDDAELRGMLAGLSGEDAGRLARAFTWYFQLVNLAEEYERVRVLRAGEGVRSQSLEGALAALKEQGLSAAQVEALIERVNLGLTFTAHPTEMRRRTIRQHLEAVARDLPQLDDPEAQERVAAHVEAMWSTPELRHLKPTVLDEVKGGLNYLGAIAGALPGLQRDLNRAFVNIYGQASDARIPLSFSSWMGGDRDGNPFVTPEATRETLELHRQRARDLLLGSLKQAYADLSQEQEGRDAYRTELRALHNAVRDGERVEVLPRLEALDIRLRADGQRRTADRLLTPLLTLTRVFGQHLVSLDVREHSGQTGAAVAALLAQAGVEADYLALPEAERQALLAAELRSRRPLWPAGEPLTPELETVIGPIREVRDAIALSGPRAFGRYVISMAESVSDVLEPLLLAREVGLRVLPVPLFETLDDLHRAPQIMTDLLARPEYRAILGDDVQEIMLGYSDSNKDAGFLAANWALHEAQRQISAVCRASGVRWRFFHGRGTSIGRGGGPASRAILGQPAGTIDAGLRITEQGEALADKYSHPVLAQRNLEQALYGLLLSAARPADSLKEEWTAAMDRAAAASAAAYRALVHDDGFLPFFEAVTPIHEIARLNIASRPVRRPGAPTLSNLRAIPWVMSWTQIRSNLPGWYGLREGLQSIGTEAAQEMYAAWPFFRTVLDNAQMSLAKSDPLIFEEYLRLLGPHPLAGHLEAAFRETVALVEAVVGAPLLANEPRLRESISLRNPYIDPIHRIQVELLRRARAEDGGLDTFERPLMLSLQGIAAGVRNTG